In Ovis canadensis isolate MfBH-ARS-UI-01 breed Bighorn chromosome 11, ARS-UI_OviCan_v2, whole genome shotgun sequence, one genomic interval encodes:
- the TMEM11 gene encoding transmembrane protein 11, mitochondrial: MAAWGRRRLGPGSGGGGARERVSLSATDCYIVHEIYNGENAQDQFEYELEQALEAQYKYIVIEPTRIGDETARWITVGNCLHKTTVLAGTACLFTPLALPLDYSHYISLPAGVLSLACCTLYGISWQFDPCCKYQVEYDAYRLSRLPLHTLTSSTPVVLVRKDDLHRKRLHNTIALAALVYCVKKIYELCAV, from the exons ATGGCCGCGTGGGGAAGGAGGCGTCTCGGCCCGGGCAGCGGCGGTGGCGGCGCTCGAGAGAG GGTGAGCCTGTCGGCCACAGACTGTTACATCGTGCACGAGATCTACAACGGGGAGAACGCCCAAGACCAGTTTGAGTATGAGCTGGAGCAGGCCCTGGAAGCCCAGTACAAGTACATCGTGATCGAGCCCACCCGCATCGGCGACGAGACGGCCCGCTGGATCACCGTGGGCAACTGCCTGCACAAGACCACCGTGCTGGCGGGCACCGCCTGCCTCTTCACCCCGCTGGCGCTGCCCCTGGATTACTCCCACTACATCTCCCTGCCCGCAGGCGTGctgagcctggcctgctgcaccCTCTACGGCATCTCCTGGCAGTTTGACCCCTGCTGCAAGTACCAGGTGGAGTACGACGCCTACAGACTATCCCGCCTGCCCCTGCACACACTCACCTCGTCCACCCCGGTGGTGCTGGTCCGGAAGGACGACTTGCACAGAAAGAGACTGCACAACACGATAGCGCTGGCGGCCCTGGTGTACTGTGTCAAGAAGATCTACGAGCTCTGCGCGGTATGA